One genomic region from Hemiscyllium ocellatum isolate sHemOce1 chromosome 13, sHemOce1.pat.X.cur, whole genome shotgun sequence encodes:
- the LOC132821791 gene encoding ras-related protein Rap-2b, which produces MREYKVVVLGSGGVGKSALTVQFVTGSFIEKYDPTIEDFYRKEIEVDSSPSVLEILDTAGTEQFASMRDLYIKNGQGFILVYSLVNQQSFQDIRPMRDQIIRVKRYERVPMLLVGNKVDLEGEREVSFGEGKALADEWNCPFMETSAKNKTSVDELFAEIVRQMNYVAQPNGDDHCCSSCVVL; this is translated from the coding sequence ATGAGGGAATACAAAGTGGTGGTGCTGGGCAGCGGAGGGGTGGGCAAGTCAGCGCTGACCGTGCAGTTTGTCACCGGCTCCTTCATCGAGAAATACGACCCGACCATCGAGGACTTCTACAGGAAGGAAATCGAGGTGGACTCCTCGCCGTCGGTGCTGGAGATCCTGGACACGGCGGGCACCGAGCAATTCGCCTCCATGCGAGACCTGTACATCAAGAACGGCCAAGGCTTCATCCTGGTCTACAGCCTGGTCAACCAGCAGAGCTTCCAGGACATCCGACCCATGCGGGACCAGATCATCCGGGTGAAGCGCTACGAGAGGGTGCCCATGCTGCTGGTGGGCAATAAGGTGGACCTGGAAGGGGAGCGGGAGGTCTCCTTTGGCGAAGGCAAGGCTCTGGCCGATGAATGGAACTGCCCTTTCATGGAGACTTCGGCCAAAAATAAAACCTCCGTGGACGAACTGTTTGCAGAGATCGTCAGGCAGATGAACTATGTGGCTCAGCCCAATGGGGATGATCATTGTTGCTCGTCCTGTGTTGTCCTGTGA